A part of Ammoniphilus sp. CFH 90114 genomic DNA contains:
- a CDS encoding ABC transporter ATP-binding protein — MQAMETKALTLAYEKEVIIDQLHLKIPKGKITVFIGSNGCGKSTLLRSLARLLKPQTGSIILDGNEISKLATKEIAKKLAILPQGPIAPEGLTVLQLVKQGRYPYQSWLKQWSEEDETMVYRALEATQMKSFAERPVDSLSGGQRQRAWIAMTLAQGTETILLDEPTTYLDLTHQIEILDLLFELNEKEQRTIVMVLHDLNLACRYAHHIVAIQNRSVFAQGKPEEVVNADMIQSVFGMQCEITVDPLFGTPMCIPHGRGRVVKPLNHKVSVIG, encoded by the coding sequence ATGCAAGCCATGGAAACGAAGGCTCTAACACTAGCCTATGAGAAGGAAGTCATTATCGACCAACTTCATTTAAAGATACCCAAAGGTAAAATTACGGTATTCATCGGTAGCAACGGTTGTGGGAAGTCTACCTTACTTCGCTCTCTCGCCCGATTACTGAAACCGCAAACCGGTTCGATTATATTAGATGGGAACGAAATTAGTAAGCTAGCCACCAAAGAAATTGCGAAGAAACTAGCCATCCTGCCGCAAGGACCTATCGCGCCTGAAGGGTTAACCGTTCTACAATTAGTAAAGCAAGGCCGATACCCATATCAGAGCTGGTTGAAGCAATGGTCGGAAGAAGATGAAACGATGGTGTATCGTGCGCTTGAAGCAACACAAATGAAGTCTTTTGCGGAACGTCCGGTGGATTCCTTGTCAGGAGGGCAACGTCAGAGAGCTTGGATCGCCATGACTCTCGCTCAAGGGACAGAAACAATTTTACTTGATGAGCCGACCACATACCTAGATTTGACCCATCAAATCGAGATTCTAGACCTGTTGTTTGAACTCAATGAAAAAGAACAGCGTACAATTGTCATGGTGTTACATGATTTAAATCTAGCCTGCCGTTATGCCCATCATATCGTGGCCATTCAGAACCGATCCGTATTTGCTCAAGGGAAGCCGGAAGAAGTCGTGAACGCTGATATGATTCAGAGTGTCTTCGGCATGCAGTGTGAGATCACAGTTGACCCCTTATTTGGAACCCCCATGTGTATACCTCATGGTAGAGGAAGAGTAGTGAAGCCTTTAAATCATAAAGTCAGTGTCATAGGGTAG
- a CDS encoding iron ABC transporter permease, with the protein MKKYVSFRPKKGRFSFLIDKKVMVVFSVLLILSLLLMIVSIGMGDMKINPLDVVRTLLGQGTDMHALVIQQFRMPRILIAFLVGASLAVSGAILQGIMRNPLASPDIIGITSGAGVAVITFLTFYLDSNNNTLSVSIHWLPAVAFLGATLVAFLIYGLSWNKGVTPVRLVLVGVGLDAAMKAMTQLMMIFGPLYLATQSKIWLTGSVYGSSWDNVWTLVPWVCFLLPFTFIITRILNVQELGDDLATGVGSVVQKHRMLLLLISTALAGGAVAFAGGIGFVGLMAPHIARQLVGSAFGGLLPVSALIGGIIVVVADLVARTAFTPLDIPAGVFTAVIGAPYFIYLLYKNRNM; encoded by the coding sequence ATGAAAAAGTATGTATCGTTTCGTCCTAAAAAAGGGAGATTCTCCTTTCTCATAGACAAGAAAGTCATGGTGGTTTTTTCAGTTTTACTCATTCTTTCTCTTCTTCTCATGATTGTAAGTATTGGCATGGGAGATATGAAGATCAATCCGTTGGATGTGGTTCGTACGTTATTGGGTCAAGGTACTGATATGCACGCGCTCGTCATCCAACAGTTCAGGATGCCACGGATTCTGATTGCGTTCCTCGTAGGAGCTTCCCTTGCGGTTTCGGGAGCGATTCTGCAAGGGATCATGCGAAACCCCCTTGCGTCTCCTGATATTATCGGGATTACCAGTGGGGCAGGGGTAGCTGTGATTACTTTCCTGACGTTTTACTTAGACTCAAATAATAATACTTTAAGCGTTAGCATTCATTGGCTCCCTGCAGTAGCCTTCCTTGGTGCGACTCTCGTGGCCTTCTTAATCTACGGTTTATCTTGGAATAAGGGCGTAACCCCTGTACGACTGGTTCTTGTCGGGGTAGGCTTGGATGCCGCGATGAAAGCGATGACGCAATTAATGATGATTTTTGGTCCGTTATATCTGGCTACTCAATCGAAAATTTGGTTGACAGGAAGCGTATACGGGTCATCTTGGGATAATGTGTGGACGTTAGTTCCGTGGGTGTGCTTTCTTCTACCTTTTACGTTTATTATCACTCGCATCTTGAATGTACAGGAGCTGGGAGATGATCTGGCCACTGGCGTGGGAAGTGTCGTTCAAAAGCATCGAATGTTACTTTTATTAATTAGTACGGCCTTAGCTGGAGGAGCGGTTGCTTTTGCCGGAGGGATTGGGTTCGTTGGCTTAATGGCTCCGCATATTGCAAGACAATTAGTCGGTTCCGCTTTTGGAGGATTGCTTCCGGTCTCCGCGCTTATCGGGGGGATCATTGTCGTGGTAGCAGACCTCGTCGCGCGAACGGCCTTTACTCCATTAGATATCCCAGCGGGAGTGTTTACAGCAGTCATAGGGGCTCCATATTTCATTTATCTTCTTTATAAGAACCGAAATATGTAA
- a CDS encoding iron ABC transporter permease has product MMTFLLSNRILKILGLFALILVMIVCGFSSVRFGLTQITWEMVWQAYSQFDGSNEQIIITTSRVPRALIAIAVGISLGMAGALMQGLTKNPLAAPDIYGLNAGASFFIVFFVVFLGVSSLSAFTWIAFLGSGLAALAIYVLGSLGRNGLSPMKLTLAGASMAALFSSLTQGMLSMNEKALDEVLFWLAGSVEGRSLEMLTPVLPYMITAWVAAFLLAKQVNTLSMGEDVAKGLGQRTVWIKSLTWAVIVLLAGSSVAVAGPIGFVGIVVPHLARALVGVDYRWLLPYSGVLGAILLLLADISARYIIMPKEVPVGVMTALIGTPFFVYIARKGFYRK; this is encoded by the coding sequence ATGATGACATTTTTATTATCCAATCGAATCCTTAAAATTTTAGGTTTATTTGCTTTGATTTTAGTTATGATCGTATGCGGCTTTTCTAGCGTCCGGTTTGGGCTGACTCAAATTACTTGGGAGATGGTTTGGCAGGCGTACTCGCAGTTTGATGGTTCGAATGAACAGATCATCATTACCACCTCGCGGGTGCCGAGGGCGCTGATCGCCATTGCAGTGGGAATCAGTTTAGGGATGGCAGGAGCCTTGATGCAAGGGTTGACCAAGAATCCGTTAGCTGCACCGGATATCTATGGTTTGAACGCAGGGGCGAGCTTCTTTATCGTATTTTTCGTTGTATTCCTTGGCGTATCATCCTTGTCTGCATTTACTTGGATTGCCTTTTTAGGGTCAGGGCTAGCGGCTTTAGCGATTTATGTTCTAGGGTCACTGGGCAGGAATGGTCTTTCCCCAATGAAATTGACTTTAGCTGGGGCATCCATGGCAGCACTTTTTTCTTCCCTAACCCAAGGGATGCTCTCTATGAATGAGAAAGCGTTAGATGAAGTACTGTTTTGGTTAGCAGGTTCTGTTGAAGGACGCTCCTTAGAGATGCTTACACCGGTTCTTCCCTATATGATTACAGCTTGGGTAGCTGCTTTTCTCTTAGCGAAACAAGTCAACACCTTAAGCATGGGAGAGGATGTAGCGAAAGGATTGGGTCAGCGAACCGTCTGGATCAAGAGCCTGACATGGGCCGTTATTGTCCTCCTTGCAGGGAGCTCTGTTGCTGTAGCCGGACCTATTGGTTTTGTTGGTATCGTTGTTCCTCATTTAGCAAGAGCGCTGGTCGGAGTCGATTATCGCTGGCTTCTTCCTTATTCCGGAGTACTGGGAGCGATCTTACTGCTTCTAGCGGATATTAGTGCAAGATACATTATCATGCCAAAAGAGGTACCAGTAGGGGTTATGACCGCACTGATCGGAACTCCATTCTTTGTTTACATTGCACGCAAGGGGTTTTACCGGAAATGA
- a CDS encoding ABC transporter substrate-binding protein produces MVSNTYKLMTLLLTFALFLIGCGGGKTQEPAAPSGQAAKPQEQAAPASDEVRTIEHAMGTTEIKGTPQKVVILTNEGTEALLALGVKPVGAVKSWTGDPYYEHIAAEMEGVEVVGTESQVNLEAIVALQPDLIIGNKMRQEKVYQQLSAIAPTVFSDTLRGQWKPNFELYAKALNKEEEGRKVIGDFDQRIEEFKTQFADKLNLEVSIVRFMAGKTRIYYKDTFSGVIFEQIGLARPAAQNKPEFADEITKERTPEMEGDILFYFTYDTGDGEANKNEQEWLKDPLFQNLNVVKNNRAYKVNDAIWNTAGGVKAANLLLDDITKIYSELK; encoded by the coding sequence ATGGTTTCCAATACATACAAGTTAATGACTCTTTTGTTAACCTTTGCCCTTTTCCTTATAGGATGCGGCGGCGGTAAAACTCAGGAACCTGCTGCTCCATCTGGTCAAGCGGCTAAGCCACAGGAACAAGCAGCGCCTGCTAGCGATGAAGTCCGCACGATAGAGCATGCTATGGGTACAACAGAAATTAAAGGAACTCCTCAGAAGGTCGTTATTTTAACAAACGAAGGTACAGAAGCCCTGCTTGCCCTCGGAGTGAAGCCTGTGGGAGCGGTAAAATCTTGGACGGGAGACCCTTATTATGAGCACATCGCTGCTGAAATGGAAGGGGTTGAAGTTGTTGGAACAGAGAGCCAAGTCAACCTTGAGGCGATTGTTGCTCTTCAGCCTGATCTCATTATAGGGAATAAGATGCGCCAAGAAAAAGTTTACCAACAGCTATCTGCTATTGCCCCTACTGTTTTCTCAGATACATTGCGAGGACAATGGAAGCCTAATTTTGAATTGTACGCTAAGGCATTAAATAAAGAAGAAGAAGGCCGAAAGGTTATTGGAGATTTTGACCAGCGTATTGAAGAATTCAAGACGCAGTTCGCTGATAAGCTAAATCTTGAAGTGTCGATTGTTCGTTTTATGGCGGGAAAAACAAGAATTTACTATAAGGACACTTTCTCTGGGGTCATCTTCGAACAGATCGGCTTAGCTCGTCCGGCTGCTCAGAACAAGCCAGAATTCGCAGATGAGATCACAAAGGAACGTACACCTGAAATGGAAGGCGACATTCTCTTCTACTTCACCTATGATACGGGTGACGGCGAAGCGAATAAGAATGAACAAGAATGGCTTAAGGATCCTTTATTCCAGAACCTTAACGTTGTGAAAAATAACCGTGCATACAAAGTCAATGATGCCATCTGGAACACAGCTGGTGGTGTAAAAGCAGCCAACCTGCTTCTTGACGATATCACAAAAATTTATTCTGAATTGAAATAA
- a CDS encoding phage holin family protein, with protein sequence MNWLIRLVLSGFSLIIADWLLASISLRGFGTALIAAFILGLVNMIVRPILVFFTLPLTIVSLGLFLLVINALTYWFTSMLVPGFEITGFWGAFFGAIVTTIVSSMLNALITERK encoded by the coding sequence ATGAATTGGCTTATTCGTTTAGTTTTAAGCGGTTTTTCTCTAATTATTGCGGACTGGTTGTTAGCAAGTATCTCGCTTAGAGGATTCGGTACAGCTCTTATCGCTGCCTTTATTCTAGGGTTAGTCAACATGATTGTCAGACCAATCCTTGTGTTTTTTACCTTACCTCTCACGATTGTGTCACTTGGTTTATTCTTATTGGTGATTAATGCCTTGACGTATTGGTTTACTTCCATGCTCGTTCCAGGCTTTGAGATTACAGGCTTCTGGGGGGCGTTCTTCGGGGCTATCGTCACGACCATTGTAAGTTCTATGCTGAATGCTTTAATAACGGAAAGAAAATAA